The following proteins are co-located in the Halarcobacter sp. genome:
- a CDS encoding S24 family peptidase, whose protein sequence is METIDLEYTDIFDDNKVKKLSFSKHLINKKFKQESLFALLVDGKSMEPVIKDRTVIVTDLSQKELIHDAIYIIYYEDKMWVKKCDLTNNTFVSINPNFSHLVYDITQTHIVGRVLLSFTNL, encoded by the coding sequence ATGGAAACAATAGATTTAGAATATACAGATATTTTTGATGATAATAAAGTAAAAAAGCTAAGCTTTTCAAAACACTTGATAAATAAAAAATTTAAACAGGAATCTCTTTTTGCTCTTCTAGTAGATGGAAAATCAATGGAACCTGTTATAAAAGATAGAACAGTTATAGTTACTGATCTTTCTCAAAAAGAATTGATACATGATGCTATTTATATAATTTATTATGAAGATAAAATGTGGGTAAAAAAATGTGATTTAACAAACAACACTTTTGTATCAATAAATCCTAATTTTTCACATTTAGTTTATGATATAACCCAAACGCACATCGTAGGAAGAGTTTTATTAAGCTTTACAAATTTGTAA
- a CDS encoding OmpA family protein produces MSSEKKVIFLFLLLIALIVSCVYIHAPKLAKENEPAVSFEPTQLEIEPIINSPLNNINEENNKIEIEENNLNNENQQETQVIEVETNIEKKVEDSLENDTTDVVEEIIEPLLTTPAKYIRENNEKNIEDLSIDTQKLQIEINDYVKEHPVIFKRAGYKTTKKSDKTIKRVAQFLKDNPNIKMEIAGHTDAAGKAKVNQQISFARAQTVKNRLIFFGIDKNRLIARGYGEDIPIEPNSPNGYSKENRRVEFNIVEE; encoded by the coding sequence ATGAGTTCAGAAAAAAAAGTGATTTTTTTATTTTTATTGTTGATTGCTCTAATTGTTTCATGTGTATATATTCATGCACCTAAATTAGCAAAAGAGAATGAACCAGCTGTATCCTTTGAACCTACACAGCTAGAAATTGAACCTATAATTAACTCCCCACTTAATAATATAAATGAAGAAAATAATAAAATTGAGATTGAAGAAAATAATTTAAATAACGAAAATCAACAAGAAACTCAAGTAATTGAAGTAGAAACTAATATTGAAAAAAAAGTAGAAGATAGTTTAGAAAATGATACTACAGATGTTGTAGAAGAGATTATTGAACCATTGCTTACTACTCCAGCAAAATATATTAGAGAAAATAATGAAAAAAATATAGAAGATTTATCTATTGATACACAAAAACTTCAAATTGAAATTAATGATTATGTGAAGGAACATCCAGTAATTTTTAAAAGAGCAGGTTATAAAACTACTAAAAAAAGTGATAAAACAATTAAAAGGGTTGCTCAATTTTTAAAAGATAATCCAAATATTAAAATGGAGATAGCAGGACATACTGATGCAGCAGGAAAAGCAAAAGTAAATCAACAAATCTCTTTTGCTAGAGCACAAACTGTTAAAAATAGATTAATATTTTTTGGTATAGATAAGAATAGATTGATTGCTAGAGGTTATGGGGAAGATATCCCAATAGAGCCTAATAGTCCAAATGGGTATTCAAAAGAGAATAGAAGAGTAGAATTCAATATAGTTGAGGAATAA
- a CDS encoding low molecular weight protein-tyrosine-phosphatase, which translates to MKIDSILFVCLGNICRSPLAEGIAKEYIKQNNLNIKCQSAGTGSWHIGEAPCENSIKVAKQNGIDISTQRARQVNINDFEEFDLIVGLDDSNISNLKKLGCKNPLKLGDFGFEGKDVPDPYFFNGFEGFDKVYNMIETCVKTLLNSRTK; encoded by the coding sequence ATGAAAATAGATTCTATACTATTTGTTTGTCTTGGAAATATATGTCGTTCTCCACTTGCAGAAGGAATAGCAAAAGAGTATATAAAACAAAACAATCTAAATATAAAATGTCAGAGTGCAGGAACAGGTAGTTGGCATATTGGAGAAGCCCCATGTGAAAACTCTATAAAAGTTGCTAAACAAAATGGAATAGATATTTCAACTCAAAGAGCTAGACAAGTAAATATAAATGATTTTGAAGAGTTTGATTTAATAGTTGGTTTAGATGATAGTAATATTTCAAATTTAAAAAAATTAGGTTGTAAAAACCCTTTGAAACTTGGAGATTTTGGTTTTGAAGGGAAAGATGTTCCTGATCCCTATTTTTTCAATGGTTTTGAAGGTTTTGATAAGGTTTACAATATGATTGAAACTTGTGTCAAAACCCTTCTGAATAGCAGGACTAAATAA
- a CDS encoding carbon-nitrogen hydrolase family protein encodes MKLIALQTNTTDNFKANYKHLKELIQSCEDNSFILAPELCLTGFCYDRMDEADEFTQKVKKKIKKLSENKTIAITFLQKEDLDYYNTLYIFHKGKVIHRQSKYKLFPLGDEHEHFIPGKEENIKIIDIDGLKVASLICFEIRFPQLWLKVLGSDLILNPSMWGLKRKNHYESMSKALAIANQCYVLTANSANDDMARGSGIITPWGEEIRDDKKELISHTLDKEEIKKVRKYIDIGLKKK; translated from the coding sequence ATGAAATTAATAGCATTACAAACTAACACAACAGACAATTTTAAAGCAAATTATAAACACTTAAAAGAATTAATACAATCGTGTGAAGACAACTCATTTATACTTGCACCTGAGCTTTGTTTAACAGGTTTTTGTTATGACAGAATGGATGAAGCAGATGAGTTTACACAAAAAGTAAAAAAGAAGATTAAAAAACTTTCAGAGAATAAAACTATTGCAATAACTTTTCTTCAAAAAGAAGATTTAGATTACTATAACACTTTATATATTTTTCATAAAGGTAAAGTAATCCATAGACAATCAAAATATAAACTTTTCCCTCTTGGAGATGAACATGAACATTTTATTCCAGGGAAAGAAGAAAATATCAAAATTATTGATATTGATGGATTAAAAGTGGCTTCGTTAATCTGTTTTGAGATTAGATTCCCCCAATTATGGTTAAAAGTTTTAGGTTCTGACCTGATTTTAAATCCATCTATGTGGGGTCTAAAAAGAAAAAACCATTATGAATCAATGTCTAAAGCTTTAGCTATAGCAAATCAATGTTATGTTTTAACAGCCAATAGTGCAAATGATGATATGGCAAGAGGTAGTGGTATTATAACTCCTTGGGGAGAAGAGATAAGAGATGATAAAAAAGAGCTTATCTCTCATACTTTAGATAAAGAAGAGATAAAAAAAGTTAGAAAATATATTGATATAGGATTAAAGAAAAAATGA
- a CDS encoding phosphomannomutase/phosphoglucomutase, protein MLNSSIFREYDIRGLVDTQLDEKTVKLIGYHLGKLIYEKYKENSFVAIGYDARIHCKELFLYLVSGLNKANCKVLNMGMVTTGVNYFSNYQKFVIKDKEISPYASIMITGSHNPKQYNGFKITLDKKPFFANDIYKLRDEIISNQDIVIEDNLNTFNIDVKSLYIDYIVEHFQHLKGLKNSFVVDCGNGVANTVLETILQRLELNYKILFAQPDGNFPNHHPDPCIETNLNALKEELKDEYNLGFAYDGDADRLILLTKRYLVRGDTMAILFAKNMENPTIVGEVKCSQIMYDKINEHGKAIMYKAGHSNLKMKLKEVDADLAVEVSGHIFFNDRFFGFDDGIYATFRVLELIKKGLDINKEIESLPKTFSTEEIEIKTTDKEKFLLIEKIKQLLKNPTKDFPKILDIIEIDGLRIVFEKGWALVRASNTTPILVTRFESIDEKFVKIYDEKIKNLIRVAKDEINSITN, encoded by the coding sequence ATGCTTAATAGTTCTATTTTCAGAGAATACGATATAAGAGGTTTAGTTGATACACAACTAGATGAAAAAACAGTTAAACTTATAGGTTATCACTTAGGGAAATTAATTTATGAAAAGTACAAAGAAAACTCATTTGTAGCTATAGGATATGATGCAAGAATTCATTGTAAAGAACTCTTTTTATATCTTGTTAGTGGTTTAAATAAAGCAAATTGTAAAGTACTTAATATGGGAATGGTAACAACAGGTGTTAACTATTTTTCAAATTATCAAAAATTTGTTATAAAGGATAAAGAGATTTCCCCTTATGCTTCAATTATGATAACAGGAAGCCATAATCCAAAACAATACAATGGGTTTAAAATTACTCTGGATAAAAAGCCTTTTTTTGCCAATGATATATATAAACTAAGAGATGAAATCATTTCAAATCAAGATATAGTTATAGAGGATAATTTAAACACATTTAATATCGATGTGAAATCCTTATATATAGACTATATAGTAGAACACTTTCAACACCTAAAAGGCTTAAAAAATAGTTTTGTTGTAGATTGTGGAAATGGAGTTGCAAATACAGTATTAGAAACAATTCTTCAAAGACTTGAACTAAACTATAAAATACTATTTGCTCAACCAGATGGTAATTTTCCAAATCATCATCCAGATCCATGTATTGAAACAAACCTAAATGCTTTAAAAGAAGAATTAAAAGATGAATATAATTTAGGATTTGCCTATGATGGAGATGCTGATAGACTAATTCTTCTTACTAAAAGATATTTAGTAAGAGGCGATACAATGGCTATTCTTTTTGCAAAGAATATGGAAAATCCTACAATTGTAGGAGAAGTAAAATGCTCACAAATTATGTATGACAAAATAAATGAGCATGGCAAAGCAATAATGTATAAAGCAGGGCATTCTAATTTAAAAATGAAACTAAAAGAAGTAGATGCTGATTTAGCAGTAGAAGTATCAGGACATATTTTCTTCAATGATAGATTTTTTGGTTTTGATGATGGAATATATGCAACATTTAGAGTTTTAGAATTAATTAAAAAAGGTTTAGATATAAACAAAGAGATTGAATCATTACCAAAAACTTTTTCAACAGAAGAGATAGAGATAAAAACAACAGATAAAGAAAAATTTTTACTTATTGAAAAAATAAAACAATTACTGAAAAATCCAACTAAAGACTTTCCAAAAATACTAGATATCATTGAAATTGATGGATTAAGAATAGTTTTTGAAAAAGGTTGGGCACTTGTTCGTGCATCAAATACTACACCAATATTAGTTACAAGATTTGAATCAATTGATGAAAAATTTGTTAAAATATATGATGAAAAAATAAAAAATTTAATAAGAGTAGCAAAAGATGAAATTAATAGCATTACAAACTAA
- a CDS encoding methylated-DNA--[protein]-cysteine S-methyltransferase: MRSYKSDKKNILATTVIKTPLGDMFAVSTKKGICMLSYYKQNEEVIQKDLNKMKKFFDADIIPAHNKFFECLQKELDEYFEGKRKEFTVPLQLVGTPFQQSVWRILQLIPYGETVSYLEEAQLLKNPKAVRAVANANGRNPISIIIPCHRVIASGGKIGGYTSGIDKKIKLLKLENSYDYDIIQKKS; this comes from the coding sequence ATGAGAAGCTATAAATCAGATAAGAAAAATATCTTAGCTACAACAGTTATTAAAACACCTTTGGGAGATATGTTTGCTGTTTCAACAAAAAAAGGTATTTGTATGCTAAGTTATTACAAGCAAAATGAAGAAGTGATACAAAAAGATTTAAATAAAATGAAAAAATTTTTTGATGCAGATATTATACCTGCACATAATAAATTTTTTGAATGCTTACAAAAAGAGCTAGATGAATATTTTGAAGGGAAAAGAAAAGAGTTTACTGTTCCCTTACAATTAGTGGGAACACCTTTTCAACAAAGTGTATGGAGGATACTTCAACTAATCCCTTATGGAGAAACCGTTTCTTATCTTGAAGAAGCACAACTTTTAAAAAACCCAAAAGCCGTAAGAGCAGTTGCAAATGCAAATGGAAGAAATCCAATCTCAATAATTATCCCTTGTCACAGAGTTATAGCAAGTGGTGGTAAAATAGGTGGCTACACCTCAGGAATTGATAAAAAAATCAAACTTTTAAAACTAGAAAATAGTTATGATTATGATATAATCCAAAAAAAATCTTAG
- a CDS encoding LysE family translocator, with protein sequence MIELTNLYMFILASFLLCLAPGPDNIYVLTQGMTKSKKAAIVTTLGLCTGLIIHTSAAAFGISIIFKTSEIAFNLVKFIGAAYLLYIAYQAFRHRNEPLDLSVQNSKTELKKLYVKGFFMNVLNPKVSIFFLAFLPQFVSTQNGNVPLQMIILGLIFMVLTVIVFSAIGIAGNILSSKLTKNPNIVKYMNILTSFVLGSLAIKLAVSSR encoded by the coding sequence ATGATTGAATTAACAAATTTGTATATGTTTATTTTAGCTTCATTTCTTTTATGCTTGGCTCCTGGTCCAGATAATATATATGTATTAACTCAAGGTATGACAAAAAGTAAAAAAGCAGCTATTGTTACAACACTTGGACTTTGTACTGGTCTTATTATTCATACAAGTGCAGCAGCATTTGGGATATCAATTATTTTTAAAACATCTGAAATAGCTTTTAATCTTGTAAAATTTATTGGTGCAGCATATCTTCTTTATATTGCATATCAAGCTTTTAGACATAGAAACGAGCCTCTTGATTTAAGTGTGCAAAATAGTAAAACAGAATTAAAAAAACTATATGTAAAAGGGTTTTTTATGAATGTTTTAAATCCTAAGGTTTCAATATTTTTCTTGGCTTTTTTACCCCAGTTTGTAAGTACACAAAATGGGAATGTTCCTTTACAAATGATTATATTGGGTTTAATATTTATGGTTCTAACAGTAATAGTTTTTTCAGCAATTGGAATTGCTGGAAATATATTAAGTTCAAAACTTACAAAAAATCCAAATATAGTTAAATATATGAATATCTTAACCTCATTTGTTTTAGGAAGTTTAGCTATTAAACTTGCAGTATCTTCAAGATAA
- a CDS encoding glutamate-5-semialdehyde dehydrogenase, protein MQQFLEETKKISREIATLSGEVKNRVLNEMADALIEHCDFIVSANAKDMSKGELGGLPEALLDRLLLTGERVESMANAIREIATLKEPVGRTLDGWVTENGLNIQKVSIPIGVIGIIYESRPNVTSDTAALCFKSGNACVLKGGKEAENSNNAIANVLRHVLAKNKLPEQAISLLPDSSREGVANLIKQDKYVDLIVPRGGEALIKYISENSTIPVVKHDKGLCHVYIDKDANHDKAIKIAINAKVQRPGVCNSMETLLIHQDVARYILPPLHEAFVAANTQLKGCELTREYIDIQCATHEDYDTEYLANILNIKIVKNVNEAILHISKYGSGHSESIISENYSIVNKFLNEVDAACVYANASTRFTDGGAFGLGAEVGISTNKLHSRGPMGINDLTTFKYKVYGNGQIR, encoded by the coding sequence ATGCAACAATTTTTAGAAGAAACAAAAAAAATTAGTAGAGAAATAGCTACATTAAGTGGCGAAGTTAAAAATAGAGTTTTAAATGAGATGGCAGATGCTCTAATCGAGCACTGTGACTTTATAGTAAGTGCAAATGCAAAAGATATGAGTAAAGGTGAGTTAGGTGGACTTCCGGAAGCACTATTAGATAGATTATTATTAACAGGTGAAAGGGTTGAATCAATGGCTAATGCCATTAGAGAGATTGCAACACTTAAAGAGCCTGTAGGAAGAACTCTTGATGGTTGGGTAACTGAAAATGGATTAAATATCCAAAAAGTTTCAATACCAATTGGTGTTATTGGAATTATCTATGAAAGTAGACCAAATGTTACATCTGATACTGCAGCACTATGCTTTAAAAGTGGAAATGCTTGTGTATTAAAAGGTGGGAAAGAAGCTGAAAATTCAAATAATGCAATTGCAAATGTATTAAGACATGTATTAGCAAAAAACAAGTTACCAGAACAAGCTATATCATTATTACCTGATTCAAGTAGAGAGGGTGTAGCAAATCTTATTAAACAAGATAAATATGTTGATTTAATTGTACCAAGAGGTGGAGAAGCTCTAATAAAATATATTAGTGAAAACTCAACTATCCCTGTTGTAAAACATGATAAAGGATTATGTCATGTTTATATTGATAAAGATGCAAACCATGACAAAGCGATAAAAATTGCAATAAATGCAAAAGTTCAAAGACCAGGTGTTTGTAACTCAATGGAAACATTACTTATTCATCAAGATGTAGCTAGATATATCTTACCCCCTTTACATGAAGCATTTGTTGCAGCAAACACACAATTAAAAGGTTGTGAGCTAACGAGGGAATATATAGATATTCAATGTGCAACACATGAAGATTATGATACTGAGTATTTGGCAAATATTTTAAATATAAAAATTGTAAAAAATGTAAATGAAGCCATACTTCATATAAGTAAATACGGTTCAGGTCACTCAGAATCAATTATTAGTGAAAACTACTCAATTGTAAATAAGTTTTTAAATGAAGTAGATGCAGCTTGCGTATATGCAAATGCAAGTACAAGATTTACAGATGGTGGAGCTTTTGGACTTGGGGCTGAAGTAGGTATCTCAACGAATAAACTTCACTCTAGAGGACCTATGGGAATAAACGATTTAACAACTTTTAAATATAAGGTTTACGGAAATGGTCAAATAAGATAG
- the trxA gene encoding thioredoxin has protein sequence MANYIELTTENFESTVGEGVSLVDFWAPWCGPCRMLSPIIDELATDFEGKANVCKVNTDEQQDLAVKFGVRSVPTILIMKNGEIVDQLIGAQPKQVFADKISAQL, from the coding sequence ATGGCGAATTATATTGAATTAACAACTGAAAATTTTGAATCAACTGTAGGTGAAGGTGTATCACTAGTAGACTTTTGGGCTCCTTGGTGTGGACCGTGTAGAATGCTTTCTCCTATTATAGATGAATTAGCAACAGATTTTGAAGGAAAAGCAAACGTATGTAAAGTAAATACTGATGAACAACAAGACTTAGCAGTTAAATTTGGAGTTAGATCAGTACCAACTATTTTAATTATGAAAAATGGAGAGATTGTTGACCAACTAATTGGTGCTCAACCAAAACAAGTTTTTGCTGATAAAATTAGCGCACAATTATAA
- a CDS encoding helix-turn-helix domain-containing protein, which yields METKEYNCFFQLATDIIGGKWKSIVLWALKKDVKRNGELRKIIPNISQKMLTQQLRELEEAGVVDRIVYPVIPPKVEYKLTQSGEKLIPILEQLHDWGKEYAKDNKIDIIKDANCVIE from the coding sequence ATGGAAACTAAAGAATACAACTGTTTTTTTCAATTAGCTACAGATATTATAGGTGGAAAATGGAAATCTATTGTTCTTTGGGCACTAAAAAAAGATGTAAAAAGAAATGGTGAATTAAGAAAGATTATTCCAAATATTAGTCAAAAAATGTTAACTCAACAATTAAGGGAATTAGAAGAGGCAGGAGTTGTTGATAGAATTGTATATCCTGTTATTCCACCAAAAGTTGAATATAAATTGACTCAAAGTGGAGAGAAACTCATCCCCATTTTAGAACAGTTGCATGATTGGGGTAAAGAGTATGCTAAAGATAACAAGATAGATATTATAAAAGATGCAAATTGTGTTATAGAGTAG